In one Choloepus didactylus isolate mChoDid1 chromosome 1, mChoDid1.pri, whole genome shotgun sequence genomic region, the following are encoded:
- the LOC119529212 gene encoding LOW QUALITY PROTEIN: protein WWC2-like (The sequence of the model RefSeq protein was modified relative to this genomic sequence to represent the inferred CDS: inserted 3 bases in 2 codons) has protein sequence MPRRAGSGQLPLPRGWEEARDYDGKVFYIDHNTRRTSWIDPRDRLTKPLSFADCVGDELPWGWEAGFDPQIGVYYIDHINKTTQIEDPRKQWXGEQEKMLKDYLSVAQDALRTQKELYHVKEQRLALALDEYVRLNDAYKEKSSSRTSLFSGSSSSTKYDPDILKAEISTTRLRVKKLKRELSQMRQELLYKEQVFETLQQIDKKMSGGQSGYELSEAKAILTELKSIRKAISSGEKEKQDLMQSLAKLQERFHLDQSIGKSEPDLRSSPVNSHLSLSRQTLDAGSQTSISGDIGMRSRSNLAEKVRLSLQYEEAKRSMANLKIELSKLDSEAWPGALDIEKEKLMLINEKEELLKELQFVTPQKRTQDELEHLEAERQRLEEELLSMRSTPSRALAERLKSEERRKELLQKLEETTKLTTYLHSQLKSLSASTLSMSSGSSLGSLASSRGSLNTSSRGSLNSLSSSELYYKSQGDQIDVDYQYKLDFLLQEKGGYIPSGPITTIHENEVVKSPSQPGQTDPCGAATAATGHIHPLTEAPKSVTSLSSRSSLSSLSPPGSPLALEGPFPMSSPDTHLHQFTADFEDCELSSHFADIGLSENQILLDSDSGGASQSLLEDKDLNECTREALYEGTTEVEKXLPRRRASQLLGDKTACVSAAISDESVARDSGVYEAFMKQPSEIEDVTYSEDDVAIVETAQVQIGLRYDVKSSSFMVVIAQLRNLHACLIPHTFKIYFRVAVLPSSTDVSCLFQTKVHPATESILFNDVFRVAISQTALQQKTLRVDLCSVSKNKREECLAGTQISLADLPFSSKIFTLWYNLLPSKQMPYKKHEEENEDFQPKQPSVDSIDLDAVSALLARTSAELLAVEQELSHKVQEEPGQEEESRGADGNWLIMLREASDEIVTEEGAEVNLPEGSSCIEDISSCTSVSEVNDDRGRKENNCAKDLGSQQPTGVPILVDKETNTEEAVSGNVAVRPKDRGGLSARQRPFVRSSLIVRSQTFSLGERNQYICRLNRSDSDSSTLAKKSLFVRNSTERSSLRVKRTVCQPVLRRTAEECPVRTSLDLELDLQASLTRQSRLNDELEALRGLRQKLEELKAQGETDLPQAVLEDDRFQKLLKQAEKQAEQSKEEQKQGLNAEKLMRQVSKDVCRLREQSQKVPRQVQSFREKIAYFTRAKITIPSLPADDV, from the exons ATGCCTAGGAGGGCCGGGAGCGGGCAGCTGCCGCTACCCCGGGGCTGGGAGGAGGCCAGGGACTACGACGGCAAGGTCTTCTACATCGACCACAACACCAGGAGGACCAGCTGGATCGACCCCCGGGACAGGTTAACGAAGCCCTTGTCGTTTGCTGATTGTGTTGGGGATGAGCTGCCATGGGGATGGGAAGCAGGGTTTGACCCTCAGATTGGTGTCTACTATATCGATCACATCAACAAAACCACACAGATAGAAGATCCAAGAAAACAAT CGGGGGAACAGGAGAAAATGCTGAAGGACTATCTCTCGGTGGCTCAGGATGCACTCAGGACGCAGAAGGAGCTGTACCATGTGAAGGAGCAAAGACTGGCTTTGGCCTTGGATGAATATGTACGATTAAATGATGCTTACAAGGAAAAGTCGAGCTCTCGCACAAGCTTATTCTCAGGATCTTCGTCCAGTACTAAATATGATCCCGATATTTTAAAAGCTGAGATCTCCACTACACGATTAAGGGTTAAAAAGCTGAAGAGAGAACTCTCACAGATGAGGCAAGAATTGCTCTATAAAGAACAAGTCTTTGAAACATTGCAACAAATTGATAAAAAAATGTCTGGAGGCCAGAGTGGGTATGAACTTAGTGAAGCCAAAGCCATTCTAACTGAACTGAAGTCTATCAGAAAGGCTATTAgctcaggagaaaaagaaaaacaagatctgATGCAGAGTCTTGCTAAGCTGCAGGAGCGGTTTCATTTGGACCAGAGCATTGGCAAATCTGAGCCAGACTTGAGATCCAGTCCTGTGAATTCTCATCTGTCTCTCTCCAGACAGACTCTTGATGCTGGGTCACAAACCAGCATTTCCGGAGATATTGGAATGAGAAGTAGATCAAATTTAGCTGAAAAGGTCAGGCTAAGCCTACAGTatgaagaagccaaaagaagtaTGGCCAACTTAAAAATTGAACTGTCAAAATTGGACAGTGAGGCCTGGCCCGGGGCGCTGGATATTGAGAAAGAGAAGCTGATGCTGatcaatgaaaaagaagaactttTGAAAGAGCTTCAGTTTGTCACTCCCCAGAAGCGCACTCAAGATGAGCTGGAACACCTGGAAGCCGAGCGGCAGCGGCTGGAGGAGGAGCTGCTGTCCATGAGGAGTACCCCAAGCCGAGCTCTGGCGGAGAGGTTGAAAtcggaagagagaagaaaagagctgCTACAGAAACTTGAAGAAACTACTAAATTAACTACttatttgcattcacaacttAAAAGCCTGTCCGCCAGCACCCTGTCCATGTCTTCTGGGAGCAGCCTGGGCTCCCTGGCATCCAGTCGGGGATCCCTGAACACCTCCAGCAGAGGGTCACTCAATTCCCTCAGTTCCAGTGAGCTCTATTACAAGAGTCAGGGTGATCAGATAGATGTGGACTATCAGTATAAACTGGACTTTCTTCTGCAAGAGAAAGGTGGTTACATTCCTTCTGgacccatcaccaccatccatgaaaATGAGGTGGTCAAGTCCCCCAGCCAGCCTGGTCAGACTGACCCCTGTGGGGCAGCTACTGCAGCTACAGGCCATATTCACCCGCTGACTGAGGCCCCCAAGTCTGTGACATCCCTGTCTTCAAggtcttccctttcttccttatcCCCTCCGGGCTCTCCCTTGGCTTTGGAAGGCCCATTTCCGATGTCTTCTCCAGACACCCATCTCCATCAGTTCACTGCTGACTTTGAAGACTGTGAATTGAGTAGCCATTTTGCAGACATTGGCCTCAGTGAAAATCAGATATTGCtggattctgattcaggaggaGCCTCCCAGTCTCTTTTAGAGGACAAAGACCTTAACGAATGCACTAGGGAAGCATTATATGAAGGAACCACAGAAGTGGAAAA ACTACCAAGAAGAAGAGCAAGCCAATTGCTTGGGGATAAAACAGCTTGTGTGTCTGCTGCTATATCTGATGAGTCAGTGGCTAGAGACAGTGGTGTCTATGAAGCTTTCATGAAACAGCCTAGTGAAATTGAAGATGTCACTTACAGTGAAGATGATGTTGCCATTGTAGAGACTGCCCAGGTGCAGATAGGACTCAGATATGATGTGAAAAGTTCAAGCTTCATGGTGGTTATAGCACAACTCCGAAATCTTCATGCCTGCTTGATACctcatacttttaaaatatattttagagttGCTGTACTTCCCTCCTCAACTGATGTCAGCTGTCTGTTCCAAACAAAAGTCCATCCAGCCACAGAATCCATTTTGTTCAATGATGTATTCAGAGTAGCCATTTCCCAAACAGCCTTACAACAGAAGACACTGAGAGTAGATCTTTGCTCTGTCAGCAAAAACAAAAGGGAAGAATGCCTGGCTGGAACTCAGATTAGCCTGGCAGATTTACCATTTTCCAGTAAGATTTTCACACTGTGGTATAACTTGCTTCCTTCCAAACAAATGCCTTACAAAaagcatgaagaagaaaatgaggatTTTCAACCAAAACAGCCATCAGTAGACTCCATAGATTTGGATGCAGTGTCTGCCTTACTTGCAAGGACATCAGCTGAGCTTTTGGCTGTGGAACAAGAACTATCACACAAAGTACAAGAGGAGCCAGGGCAGGAAGAGGAGTCAAGGGGTGCCGATGGAAACTGGTTAATAATGCTAAGAGAGGCCTCAGATGAAATTGTGACTGAAGAAGGGGCTGAAGTTAATCTGCCTGAGGGCAGTAGCTGTATAGAAGACATAAGTTCATGCACTAGTGTGTCTGAAGTAAATGATGataggggaagaaaagaaaacaactgtgcCAAAGACCTCGGAAGTCAGCAACCCACTGGAGTTCCCATCCTGGTTGATAAAGAGACAAATACCGAGGAAGCAGTGAGTGGCAATGTGGCAGTTCGTCCCAAAGACCGCGGTGGCCTGAGCGCTCGGCAGCGCCCTTTTGTGCGGAGCAGCCTGATAGTGCGCTCACAGACCTTTTCCCTGGGAGAGCGGAACCAGTACATCTGCAGGTTAAATCGAAGTGACAGTGACAGTTCAACCCTGGCTAAAAAGTCACTGTTTGTGCGAAACTCCACTGAGCGGAGCAGTTTGAGAGTCAAAAGGACTGTTTGCCAACCAGTCCTCAGAAGAACAGCAGAAGAGTGCCCAGTGCGTACATCTCTAGACTTAGAACTGGATCTTCAGGCATCTCTGACCCGGCAGAGTCGCCTCAATGATGAGCTGGAGGCCCTGCGGGGCTTGCGGCAAAAGCTGGAGGAGCTGAAAGCTCAGGGAGAGACTGACCTTCCACAGGCTGTACTGGAGGACGACAGGTTCCAGAAGCTTCTGAAGCAAGCTGAGAAGCAGGCTGAACAGTCAAAAGAAGAACAGAAGCAGGGTTTGAATGCTGAGAAGCTAATGAGGCAAGTCTCCAAGGATGTGTGCCGGCTTCGGGAGCAGAGCCAGAAGGTTCCTCGGCAGGTGCAGTCCTTCAGGGAGAAGATTGCCTACTTCACCAGAGCAAAGATAACCATCCCATCCCTGCCTGCCGATGATGTATAA